In the genome of Quercus robur chromosome 3, dhQueRobu3.1, whole genome shotgun sequence, one region contains:
- the LOC126718560 gene encoding WAT1-related protein At3g28050-like isoform X3: protein MSSSREREMKGLGVTTAMVAVQFLEVGLNTMLKAAMSKGMSNFVFVVYSNGLAIFVLLLASFIFYRKRSLPPLTVSLVCRIFLLGLLSCCVQSFMFTGIGYSSPTLASAMVDLTPAFTFILAIISRMEKLDLRTQSSLAKCIGTMVSIIGALFVTLYKGLPIINALSSNGQPNEVPLLLQSNWVLGGFLLAIGSLCLSILFIVQTWIIREYPAELIVTLIACIFTTVQSALVALVAEKDPKVWRLRSNMELIAIGYSAVFVVAARSVVATWACRKKGPVFVALFSPLGMVIALVMGVTFLGDTLYLGSLIGATVIALGFYAVIWGQAQEEKTIENRGICSFEASSAKVPLLENKGLDI from the exons ATGAGCAgtagcagagagagagagatgaagggCTTAGGAGTAACAACAGCCATGGTGGCAGTCCAGTTCCTTGAGGTGGGCTTGAACACCATGCTAAAGGCAGCCATGAGTAAAGGGATGAGTAACTTTGTTTTTGTGGTTTACTCAAATGGCCTTGCCATCTTCGTTCTTCTTCTAGCTTCCTTCATCTTTTACAG AAAAAGAAGTCTTCCTCCACTGACAGTGTCATTAGTCTGTAGAATCTTTCTTCTTGGCCTGCTAAG TTGCTGTGTGCAGAGCTTCATGTTTACTGGGATAGGGTACAGCTCTCCAACTTTGGCCTCAGCTATGGTTGATCTGACTCCAGCTTTTACTTTCATACTTGCCATCATCTCCAG GATGGAAAAGCTGGACTTGAGAACCCAAAGCAGTCTCGCTAAGTGTATTGGCACCATGGTATCCATCATAGGTGCATTATTTGTGACTTTGTACAAAGGCCTGCCTATCATAAATGCTTTATCATCCAATGGTCAACCCAATGAGGTTCCTCTGTTACTGCAATCAAATTGGGTTCTTGGAGGCTTTCTCCTTGCCATTGGTAGCTTATGTCTTTCAATATTGTTTATTGTCCAG ACCTGGATTATTAGAGAGTATCCTGCAGAGTTGATTGTAACACTTATTGCTTGCATTTTTACGACCGTCCAATCTGCCTTGGTGGCTCTAGTTGCAGAGAAAGACCCAAAAGTTTGGAGACTAAGGTCTAATATGGAGTTGATAGCTATAGGCTATTCG GCTGTTTTTGTGGTAGCTGCACGAAGTGTTGTTGCTACATGGGCATGTCGCAAGAAGGGTCCTGTCTTTGTTGCATTATTTAGCCCTCTAGGGATGGTCATTGCACTTGTAATGGGTGTTACTTTTCTCGGGGATACTCTCTATCTTGGAAG TTTGATAGGAGCAACTGTAATAGCTCTTGGGTTTTATGCTGTGATATGGGGGCAAGCACAAGAAGAGAAGACCATTGAAAACAGAGGAATTTGTAGCTTTGAGGCATCTTCTGCTAAAGTACCTCTTTTGGAAAACAAAGGCTTGGATATCTAG